In Rhodamnia argentea isolate NSW1041297 chromosome 5, ASM2092103v1, whole genome shotgun sequence, the DNA window atttttactCTTATCTCAAATTTACCCTCGTATCCGAAAATCTCtattaatttcttcaaaatgatcaaaatcAATGACACTTAAAAGCTTCATTATTAGTATCCATGCTTTTATAACACCCTCACATTCATGTGGATAATTTGATAAATCCAGTGGCTGACTTTTTTACGGAAGGTCAGCGGCAAATTTGAGATTAAAGTGAAAATTgacgattttttttgtttatgaaaaatgaacgGTGCAGAATCGGGATTAGACAGGGTTTATAAAGGAATTTACATCATCCGACGGCTCAGATTGGCTAGGCCGGTCTGCCTATGTCACGGCCTGCGAAGCCGCAAGTCGGTCCAGCCGCCGGATGCTTCCGACAAGACGACGAACTCCGGGCGTCGTCTCTCTGGCGACTGTGGAGATTCTCTCCGCGCTGCGACTCTCTCGGCCTTCGCGCCTCTCCGATCGTCGGTGGGAGACAACTTCAGCTCGATCGACTGAGGAGTGATCCTCCCAAATCAGAAGAGAACGGCAATCAGAACGTCGTCCGAATCCGCGAGCACACACCCCGAAGCGATTGCATGAATACGCACTCGCGAGAACGAGCTGCAGATGGTGATGTCCGATAACACCAGGGGGCTCATACTGGCGGTGGCCTCGAGCGCGTTCATCGGAGCGAGCTTCATCTTGAAGAAGAAGGGCCTCAAGCGCGCTGGTGCTGCTGGTACTCGCGCAGGTTCACTTTCTCCTGCGCATCTATAGCTCTGTAATCGCGACCTTCGTCGAAATCACATGTCTAAGCTAGCTAGGTGTTCGATTTTGTTGTTCGAGTTGTTGCGATTTAATGGAATCAAGTGCTTTAGAGTCGTGGCCTCCTACTCTTTAGTGGCACTAGAAGGAGAGTGTCAATTGAACACATAACTGTCAGCTGAATGATGCGAGGTGCGGAAATGATTACGTTCGTTGTTGCGTCGCCGTTTGCTTGTGTGTGAAAATCTGCATGTCATTCTTGCTGCTTCCTCAGCAATTACATGGCACATCTTGTAAACAGAGCTTCGAATGAGTACTGATTCCTTGACGTATTGCCGTGTGATCCGAGTGTAATCCCCAAGCTTAGATAGCTACATCCTATGAAATGGATATATTAGGACAGAGGCTGGTTTACTGTGTAATTGGGCAAGTGTTTAGGAAGTAAGCATGGACAAGACACGCTTTAAGGGTGTGCAGGGGTCATAATATTATAGATAAAGCTGTATGGTTGTGGCTTATGAGATTTACCAATTACTCATGGGCCACAGTGTACAAAGAGAAGTCGtgctttgaatttttgaattttttacttaGATTTtaatttcagaattttttttattcaactagCAAATGGACTATTATATGCATGACTCATTACATTAACCAGACCACATGTTCTACAAAACTAAAAGATAACTTAGCTGGAAAAACTGTCCGTGGCACTTACACAGCGATCTCGTGTAATCATGGGGTAACGTGCACAAGGTGTTAAATCCTCAGTTCTGGTAGTCTTGCATGAGTGGAAGCTCTTGAAGGACGAGAATGTTGTTGGCCAATAAATTGGCCTTTTCTTGCTTTGAATTCCCATGTGTAACTCTGATTTGCAGGTATATACATAATATTTGCTTTTTCATCAACAATTATATTAATCTTTCCTGAGTCCCTGTGAATAAACATATCTGAAGATCAAGCTCATTTCTGATTCTTTATGATAACATAGGGATTGGAGGATATACATACTTATTGGAGCCGCTTTGGTGGGCAGGAATGGTCACaagtaactctctctctccctctcttcccctATTTCTATACAGATGTGGGCATGTCTCACATGTTAAGATAGGTAGGTTAAGCCTTTGATGCAGCTGAACGCTTTACTCGCTCTGTAGTAGATCCAAGCTTTCTACCGCCTCATCTGATATATATACGTGCTTCCTCTGAATTTCACAATTGAACACTGTTCCGAAGTTGGATCCACACCTCTCAATATTCATCGAAGATTTACTGCTTGTGCCTAGTGGTTGGACccaaaaatgaggaacttgaTAAGCTCTTTGGTGGGTATGCTAGGAAGTGTTGAAGCTTTCATtcttgctttccttttctttttggaaatttaagTCTTGAAGTCCCTCAAGAAATTGATTCTAAAATTGTACGAGCTCCATAGTCTTTGCATCCTCGGGGAGGGTTCTCTTAGCCATTGTTTCTTCAATCGTTACATAGAAATATCAGAATGAAAGTAGAGAACAAATATTTGTTGTAATTCGGCTTTTGACTTTTAGattttggaaaatcaaagaCTGTGAACTCCTTGTTTACAGTTGACAAGCATTGATATTGGATTTTTTTCCTTGCTGCATGTTTAATTGTGAAAGTGATTGTTGGAGAGGTTGCCAATTTTGTGGCTTATGTTTATGCTCCAGCTGTCCTGGTGACGCCTCTTGGTGCATTGAGTATCATAGTCAGGTGCGCAGGAAATTCAACCTCACTTCCTGTGCTTATGCTGATTAGACATAACTCTGCCTTCTAACCTGACAGCTTTTTCTTGCAAATCTGGACAGTGCTTTTTTGGCACACTTCATGTTGAAGGAACGGCTGCAAAAGATGGGCATCGTAGGATGTGTCTGTTGCATCGTTGGTTCAGTGGTGATTGTAATTCATGCTCCTCAAGAGCATACTCCAAGTTCAGTCCAAGAAATTTGGGATCTAGCTACTCAACCAGGTCTATTAGATTTGTCATCTTCATATCTTGTGGTTAGAAAATTGACCTCATCTGAGAGAATTACTAATGAATCGTGCTTCCTGCTTCCATCTACAGCTTTTCTTATTTACGTTGGAGCAACAATATCTACAGTGTTAGCTTTGGTGTTGTATTTTGAACCTCGCTATGGCCAGACAAACATACTTGTCTACTTGGGAATATGTTCCCTGATGGGTTCACTTACGGTAACCATCTCCCATTGAGTCATGAACTGCCAAACTCTCTgtaaataagaacaaaaatcCCTATGTGCCCTTTGTTCTGTGTCCAACTCATCGGGACATGACATTTTCTGTGCGTTTTTATAGGTTGTCAGCATAAAAGCTATTGGTATTGCGATAAAGCTTACTTTGGAGGGGATAAGTCAAATTGCTTATCCACAGACTTGGTTCTTTGTTACAGTTGCTGCAGTTTGTGTCATCACTCAGTTGAACTACCTTAACAAGGTGAATAtcgcattttcaagaaaa includes these proteins:
- the LOC115742041 gene encoding probable magnesium transporter NIPA6 — its product is MVMSDNTRGLILAVASSAFIGASFILKKKGLKRAGAAGTRAGIGGYTYLLEPLWWAGMVTMIVGEVANFVAYVYAPAVLVTPLGALSIIVSAFLAHFMLKERLQKMGIVGCVCCIVGSVVIVIHAPQEHTPSSVQEIWDLATQPAFLIYVGATISTVLALVLYFEPRYGQTNILVYLGICSLMGSLTVVSIKAIGIAIKLTLEGISQIAYPQTWFFVTVAAVCVITQLNYLNKALDTFNAAIISPVYYVMFTTLTIVASAIMFKDWSGQTASSIASEICGLITVLSGTIVLHSTREQELANARGSVTWYVGGDSIKRVEEEHLVT